A window of the Pedobacter frigiditerrae genome harbors these coding sequences:
- the rpoB gene encoding DNA-directed RNA polymerase subunit beta, which yields MASKVVDQRVNFARSKHIIDYPDFLDVQLQSFREFFQIETTSDNRHTEGLFKVFAENFPITDSRNIFVLEFLDYFIDPPRYDIPECIDRGLTYSVPLKAKLKLSCNDAEHEDFETIIQDVYLGTIPYMTPKGTFVINGAERVIVSQLHRSPGVFFGQSRHTNGTKLYSARVIPFKGSWIEFATDVNNVMYAYIDRKKKFPVTTLLRAIGYDSDKDILELFDLADEVKVSKSGLKKYTGRKLAARVLRKWTEDFVDEDTGEVVSIDRNEVILDRDTVLEDDHIDMIIDAGVKTIILSKDDGASQADYTIIYNTLQKDTSNSEKEAVENIYRALRNAEPPDEETARGIIERLFFSDKRYDLGDVGRYRINRKLKMDTPDHVKVLTKADIIAIVKYLIKLINSKEEVDDIDHLSNRRVRTVGEQLYAQFGVGLARMARTIRERMNIRDNEVFTPTDLINARTLSSVINSFFGTNQLSQFMDQTNPLAEITHKRRLSALGPGGLSRERAGFEVRDVHYTHYGRLCTIETPEGPNIGLISSLCVHAKINNLGFIETPYKIVENGVVAMDKDVIYLSAEDEDGKTIAQANAEYDEKGNFTTARVKARYEGDFPIIEPEKLDLMDIAPNQITSIAASLIPFLEHDDANRALMGSNMQRQAVPLLRPEAPIVGTGLEGRVARDSRTLINAEGDGVVEYVDANEITIKYVRNDGDRLVSFEGDSKTYKLIKFKKTNQNTCINLKPIVKKGQKVVKGQVLCEGYATENGELALGRNLKVAFMPWQGYNFEDAIVINERIVRDDIFTSLHIEEFELEVRDTKRGEEELTPDIPNVSEEATKDLDENGIIRIGAEVKEGDILIGKITPKGESDPSPEEKLLRAIFGDKAGDVKDASLKTPPSIKGVVIDTKLFSRAKKTTKAEEKSAIEKLDKRYNLATENLKNELVDKLFQIVNGKTSQGVFNVYKEMLIAKGAKFTQKILADLEYAHINPYKWTTDDDKNDQIKLLLHNYGIRVNEELGAYKRDKFAISVGDELPSGIVQMAKVYVAKKRKLKVGDKMAGRHGNKGIVARIVRDEDMPFLEDGTPVDIVLNPLGVPSRMNLGQIYETVLAWAGKELGVKFATPIFDGAKSDEVEEWIAKAGVPASGRTYLHNGLTGEKFDQPTTVGIIYMLKLGHMVDDKMHARSIGPYSLITQQPLGGKAQFGGQRFGEMEVWALEAFGAANILQEILTVKSDDVIGRAKTYEAIVKGENLPTPGVPESFNVLVHELRGLGLDITLD from the coding sequence TTGGCAAGTAAAGTCGTAGACCAAAGAGTAAATTTTGCACGTAGTAAGCATATCATAGATTATCCAGATTTTCTGGATGTGCAGTTGCAATCATTTAGAGAATTTTTTCAGATAGAAACAACTTCAGATAACCGTCACACAGAAGGTTTGTTTAAAGTATTTGCTGAAAATTTCCCAATCACTGATTCGAGAAACATATTCGTTTTAGAATTTTTAGATTATTTTATTGACCCACCACGTTATGACATTCCTGAATGTATTGATCGTGGGTTAACTTACAGTGTCCCGTTAAAAGCAAAGCTAAAACTTTCTTGTAACGATGCAGAACACGAGGATTTTGAAACCATCATTCAAGATGTATACTTAGGAACCATACCATACATGACTCCAAAAGGTACGTTTGTGATTAACGGTGCAGAACGTGTAATCGTTTCTCAATTACACAGGTCTCCAGGTGTGTTCTTCGGCCAAAGCCGTCACACAAATGGAACCAAGTTATATTCTGCTCGTGTGATCCCTTTCAAAGGTTCTTGGATTGAGTTTGCTACAGACGTTAATAACGTAATGTATGCTTACATCGACCGTAAGAAAAAATTCCCGGTAACCACCTTATTGCGTGCAATCGGTTATGATTCTGATAAAGACATCTTAGAATTGTTTGATCTTGCTGACGAAGTAAAAGTTAGTAAATCAGGCTTAAAGAAGTATACAGGACGTAAACTGGCTGCAAGAGTTTTAAGAAAATGGACTGAAGATTTTGTAGATGAGGATACAGGTGAAGTTGTTTCTATAGATCGTAATGAAGTTATCTTAGATAGGGATACCGTTCTTGAAGACGACCATATCGATATGATCATCGATGCAGGTGTTAAAACTATTATCTTATCTAAAGATGATGGTGCATCTCAAGCTGATTATACCATTATATACAATACTTTACAAAAAGATACTTCAAACTCTGAAAAAGAGGCTGTTGAAAACATCTATCGTGCTTTGCGTAACGCAGAACCACCTGATGAGGAAACTGCAAGAGGTATCATTGAGCGTTTATTCTTCTCAGATAAACGTTATGACTTAGGTGATGTGGGTAGATACCGTATTAACCGTAAGTTAAAAATGGATACTCCTGATCATGTGAAAGTATTAACTAAAGCAGATATTATTGCTATTGTTAAATACTTAATCAAATTGATCAACTCTAAAGAAGAAGTGGATGATATTGATCACTTGTCTAACCGTCGTGTTCGTACAGTAGGTGAGCAATTATATGCGCAATTCGGTGTTGGTTTAGCTCGTATGGCTAGAACTATCCGTGAGCGTATGAACATTCGTGATAATGAGGTGTTTACACCAACAGATTTGATTAATGCCCGTACATTATCGTCGGTTATTAACTCATTCTTTGGTACTAACCAATTATCTCAGTTCATGGATCAAACCAATCCTTTGGCAGAGATTACGCACAAACGTCGTTTGTCAGCTTTAGGCCCAGGTGGTTTATCACGTGAGCGTGCTGGTTTCGAGGTTCGTGACGTTCACTATACTCACTATGGTCGTTTATGTACCATTGAAACTCCAGAGGGACCAAACATTGGTTTGATTTCATCACTATGTGTACACGCTAAAATTAACAATTTAGGTTTCATCGAAACTCCTTATAAAATTGTTGAGAATGGTGTTGTGGCAATGGATAAAGATGTAATCTATCTTTCTGCTGAAGATGAGGATGGTAAAACTATCGCACAAGCAAATGCTGAGTATGATGAAAAAGGAAACTTTACAACTGCTCGTGTTAAAGCTCGTTACGAAGGTGACTTCCCGATTATTGAGCCTGAGAAATTAGACTTAATGGATATTGCTCCTAACCAAATTACCTCTATCGCTGCTTCATTGATTCCTTTCTTGGAACATGATGATGCGAACAGGGCTTTGATGGGATCGAACATGCAACGTCAGGCTGTACCATTGTTACGTCCTGAAGCTCCAATTGTTGGTACAGGTTTAGAAGGTCGCGTTGCTCGTGACTCGAGAACTTTGATCAATGCAGAAGGTGATGGTGTTGTAGAATATGTTGATGCTAACGAAATCACTATTAAATATGTACGTAACGATGGAGATCGTTTAGTATCGTTTGAGGGTGATAGCAAAACTTATAAATTAATCAAGTTCAAAAAAACCAACCAGAACACTTGTATCAACTTAAAACCTATCGTTAAGAAAGGTCAGAAAGTTGTTAAAGGACAAGTACTTTGTGAAGGTTATGCAACTGAAAATGGAGAGTTGGCATTAGGAAGAAACTTAAAAGTTGCTTTCATGCCTTGGCAAGGATATAACTTTGAGGATGCGATTGTAATTAACGAACGTATTGTTAGAGATGATATTTTTACCTCTTTACACATTGAAGAGTTTGAATTAGAAGTACGTGATACAAAACGTGGAGAAGAGGAATTAACACCAGATATTCCTAACGTTTCTGAAGAAGCTACTAAAGATTTAGATGAAAACGGTATCATCCGCATTGGTGCTGAAGTAAAAGAAGGCGATATTCTAATTGGTAAAATTACACCAAAGGGTGAGTCTGATCCTTCACCAGAAGAGAAATTACTTCGTGCAATCTTTGGTGATAAAGCCGGTGATGTTAAAGATGCTTCATTGAAAACTCCACCTTCAATTAAAGGTGTGGTAATTGATACTAAGTTATTCTCAAGAGCTAAGAAAACTACTAAAGCAGAAGAAAAATCAGCTATTGAGAAATTAGATAAGAGATATAATTTAGCTACAGAGAACCTTAAAAACGAATTAGTTGATAAATTGTTCCAAATTGTAAATGGTAAAACATCTCAAGGTGTATTTAACGTTTACAAGGAAATGTTAATCGCTAAAGGCGCTAAGTTTACTCAGAAAATATTAGCAGACCTAGAGTACGCTCATATTAACCCATACAAATGGACAACTGATGATGATAAAAACGATCAAATCAAGTTGTTGTTACATAACTATGGTATCCGTGTAAACGAAGAATTAGGTGCATACAAACGCGATAAATTTGCAATTAGTGTTGGTGATGAGTTACCATCAGGAATTGTTCAAATGGCGAAAGTTTATGTAGCTAAAAAACGTAAATTAAAAGTAGGTGATAAGATGGCTGGTCGTCACGGTAATAAGGGTATTGTTGCTCGTATTGTACGTGATGAAGATATGCCATTCTTAGAAGATGGAACACCAGTTGATATCGTGTTGAACCCACTGGGTGTACCTTCACGTATGAACTTGGGTCAGATCTACGAAACTGTATTGGCTTGGGCTGGTAAAGAATTGGGTGTTAAATTTGCAACTCCAATTTTTGATGGTGCTAAATCTGATGAGGTTGAAGAGTGGATTGCTAAGGCAGGTGTACCAGCTTCTGGTAGAACTTACCTACACAATGGTTTAACGGGAGAGAAATTTGATCAGCCGACTACAGTAGGTATTATTTATATGCTTAAACTGGGTCACATGGTTGATGATAAGATGCACGCTCGTTCTATCGGACCATACTCATTAATTACACAACAACCATTGGGTGGTAAAGCTCAGTTCGGGGGTCAACGTTTTGGTGAGATGGAGGTTTGGGCATTAGAGGCATTTGGTGCAGCTAATATCCTACAAGAGATCTTAACAGTAAAATCTGATGATGTTATTGGAAGAGCCAAAACTTACGAAGCCATCGTTAAAGGCGAAAACCTACCAACTCCAGGTGTACCAGAATCATTTAATGTATTGGTACATGAGTTACGCGGTTTAGGTTTAGATATTACGTTAGACTAA
- the rpoC gene encoding DNA-directed RNA polymerase subunit beta' yields MSYKKDNKLKSNFTSITISLASPENILERSSGEVLKPETINYRTYKPERDGLFCERIFGPVKDYECHCGKYKRIRYKGIVCDRCGVEVTEKKVRRERMGHINLVVPVAHIWYFRSLPNKIGYLLGLPTKRLDLIIYYERYVVIQAGLMADQGINYMDFLTEEEYLDILDKLPKENQYLDDKDPNKFVAKMGAEALEDLLKRIDLDSLSYNLRHQAANETSQQRKNEALKRLQVVEAFRGARTRIENNPEWMIIKIVPVIPPELRPLVPLEGGRFATSDLNDLYRRVIIRNNRLKRLIEIKAPEVILRNEKRMLQEAVDSLFDNSRKVNAVKTEGNRALKSLSDILKGKQGRFRQNLLGKRVDYSARSVIVVGPNLKLHECGLPKDMAAELFKPFIIRKMIERGIVKTVKSAKKIVDRKDPLVWDILENVLKGHPVLLNRAPTLHRLGIQSFQPRLIEGKAIQLHPLVCTAFNADFDGDQMAVHLPLGHAAILEAQVLMLAAHNILNPANGTPITVPSQDMVLGLYYITKGRRTDAGRVVKGQDSSFYSPEEVIIAYNEKKIDLHAFIKVKVNVKQEDGTIVNKLTETTVGRVLFNQMVPEEVGYINELLTKKSLRDIIGEVVKMTGMARSARFLDDIKELGFRMAFQGGLSFNLQDVNIPVEKHTLLEQAAGEVEEVRNNYNMGFITNNERYNQIIDIWTRINNRLTTFVMNQLSSDNQGFNSVYMMLDSGARGSKEQIRQLAGMRGLMAKPQKSGSGGEIIENPILSNFKEGLSVLEYFISTHGARKGLADTALKTADAGYLTRRLHDVAQDMIVNAVDCGTLRGMYTTALKDQEDIVEPLYDRILGRISLHDVFNPLDGKLLVAAGEDISEEIAKTIEESPLEGIEIRSVLTCENKRGVCSLCYGRNLASGKRVQRGEAVGVIAAQSIGEPGTQLTLRTFHVGGTASNIAAESQINAKFDGVIEFENLRTVPTTTEDGVVDIVLGRSGEFKITEPGTGKVIVTNNIPYGAFLFVKEGDKISKGDKICSWDPYNAVIISEFAGKIEFDAIVEGVTFREESDEQTGHREKVIIDTRDKTKNPSIRVVDKKGELIRGYNIPVGAHIAIDEGDAVQTGQILVKIPRATGKTRDITGGLPRVTELFEARNPSNPAVVTEIDGVVTLGGVKRGNREMTIESKDGEVKKYLVPLSKHILVQDNDFVKAGMPLSDGSISPADILAIKGPAAVQEYLVNGIQEVYRLQGVKINDKHFEVIVHQMMQKVHIEDPGDTRFLENDSVDRWDFMVENDEIYDKKVVVDAGDSETVKPGQILSLRKLRDENSQLKRKDLKQIEVRDAQPATASSILQGITRASLGTKSFISAASFQETTKVLNEAAIAGKRDNMLGLKENVIVGHLIPSGTGVRGYERIIVGSQEEYDKLLASKQEEEEVEA; encoded by the coding sequence ATGTCTTACAAAAAGGATAATAAATTAAAAAGCAATTTCACCTCGATTACCATTAGCTTGGCATCGCCTGAGAATATCTTAGAGCGTTCAAGTGGTGAGGTGTTAAAACCTGAGACTATCAATTATCGTACTTACAAACCAGAACGTGATGGTTTGTTTTGCGAGCGTATTTTTGGTCCGGTAAAAGATTACGAATGTCACTGTGGTAAATACAAACGTATCCGTTATAAAGGTATTGTTTGTGACCGTTGTGGTGTTGAGGTAACTGAGAAAAAAGTACGTAGAGAGCGTATGGGTCACATCAACTTGGTGGTGCCTGTTGCGCATATCTGGTATTTCCGTTCTTTACCTAACAAAATCGGTTATCTTTTAGGTTTACCTACCAAAAGACTAGATTTGATCATTTACTACGAGCGTTATGTAGTAATTCAAGCTGGTTTAATGGCAGATCAAGGTATCAACTATATGGACTTCTTAACTGAGGAAGAATATTTAGATATCTTAGATAAATTACCTAAAGAAAATCAATATTTAGACGATAAAGATCCTAATAAATTTGTTGCCAAAATGGGAGCAGAGGCGTTAGAAGATTTATTAAAACGTATTGATTTAGATAGCTTATCATACAATTTACGTCACCAAGCTGCTAACGAAACTTCGCAACAACGTAAAAATGAAGCGTTAAAACGTCTTCAAGTTGTAGAAGCTTTCCGTGGTGCTAGAACTCGTATTGAGAATAACCCAGAGTGGATGATCATTAAAATCGTTCCTGTTATTCCACCAGAATTACGTCCTTTAGTACCTCTAGAAGGTGGTCGTTTTGCAACTTCAGATTTGAACGATTTATATCGTCGTGTAATTATCCGTAACAATCGTTTAAAACGTTTGATCGAGATTAAAGCACCAGAAGTTATTTTGCGTAACGAAAAACGTATGTTACAGGAAGCTGTAGATTCGTTATTCGATAACTCACGTAAAGTAAATGCTGTTAAAACTGAAGGTAACAGAGCATTAAAATCTCTATCTGATATTTTAAAAGGTAAACAAGGTCGTTTCCGTCAGAACTTACTAGGTAAACGTGTGGATTATTCTGCTCGTTCGGTAATTGTTGTAGGACCAAACCTTAAACTACACGAGTGTGGTTTACCAAAAGATATGGCTGCTGAGCTTTTCAAACCGTTTATTATTCGCAAGATGATTGAACGTGGAATTGTGAAAACAGTTAAATCTGCTAAGAAAATTGTAGATAGAAAAGACCCATTAGTTTGGGATATTCTTGAAAACGTATTAAAAGGACACCCAGTGTTACTTAACCGTGCACCTACGTTGCACAGATTAGGTATCCAATCTTTCCAACCACGTTTAATTGAAGGAAAAGCTATTCAATTACACCCATTAGTTTGTACTGCATTTAACGCGGATTTTGATGGTGACCAGATGGCGGTGCATTTACCTTTAGGTCATGCAGCAATTTTGGAAGCCCAAGTTCTAATGTTAGCAGCGCACAACATTCTAAACCCTGCAAATGGTACACCGATTACGGTTCCATCTCAGGATATGGTTTTGGGTCTTTATTATATTACTAAAGGCCGTAGAACTGATGCTGGTCGTGTTGTTAAAGGACAAGATTCATCATTCTATTCTCCAGAAGAAGTTATTATTGCTTACAACGAGAAGAAAATTGATTTACACGCTTTCATTAAAGTGAAAGTTAACGTAAAACAAGAAGATGGAACGATTGTAAATAAATTAACTGAAACTACTGTTGGTAGAGTATTGTTCAACCAAATGGTGCCAGAAGAAGTGGGTTATATCAACGAACTATTAACTAAAAAATCTTTAAGAGATATTATTGGTGAAGTAGTGAAAATGACTGGTATGGCTCGTTCTGCAAGATTCCTTGATGATATCAAAGAACTTGGATTTAGAATGGCATTCCAAGGTGGATTATCGTTTAACTTGCAAGATGTTAACATTCCAGTAGAGAAACATACTTTGTTGGAACAAGCAGCTGGTGAAGTTGAAGAGGTAAGAAACAACTATAACATGGGTTTCATTACCAACAACGAGCGTTACAACCAAATTATCGATATCTGGACACGTATCAACAACCGTTTAACTACGTTTGTAATGAACCAATTGTCTAGCGATAACCAAGGTTTCAACTCTGTTTACATGATGCTTGATTCTGGAGCCCGTGGTTCTAAGGAGCAAATTCGTCAGTTAGCAGGTATGCGTGGTTTGATGGCTAAGCCTCAAAAATCTGGTTCAGGTGGTGAGATTATCGAAAACCCGATTTTATCTAACTTTAAAGAAGGATTATCGGTATTAGAATACTTTATCTCTACTCACGGTGCTCGTAAAGGTTTGGCGGATACGGCGTTAAAAACTGCTGATGCTGGTTACTTAACCCGTCGTTTACATGACGTTGCACAAGATATGATTGTAAATGCGGTAGATTGTGGTACTTTAAGAGGTATGTACACCACTGCATTAAAAGATCAAGAAGATATTGTTGAGCCATTATATGACAGGATTTTAGGTCGTATTTCTCTTCATGATGTTTTCAATCCATTAGATGGTAAATTATTAGTTGCTGCAGGCGAAGATATTTCTGAAGAAATTGCAAAAACTATTGAAGAATCTCCATTAGAAGGTATTGAAATTCGTTCGGTATTAACTTGTGAAAATAAAAGAGGTGTTTGTTCACTATGTTATGGTCGTAACTTAGCTTCTGGTAAACGTGTTCAAAGAGGTGAAGCTGTCGGTGTAATTGCTGCACAGTCAATCGGTGAGCCGGGTACACAGTTAACTTTACGTACATTCCACGTTGGTGGTACTGCATCAAACATTGCTGCAGAATCTCAAATCAATGCTAAATTTGATGGTGTGATCGAATTTGAAAACTTACGTACTGTACCAACTACTACAGAAGATGGTGTTGTTGATATCGTATTGGGTCGTTCAGGTGAGTTTAAAATTACTGAGCCAGGTACTGGTAAAGTAATTGTAACTAACAACATTCCTTATGGTGCATTCTTATTCGTTAAAGAAGGAGACAAAATCTCTAAAGGCGATAAGATTTGTTCATGGGATCCATATAACGCGGTTATTATCTCAGAATTTGCAGGTAAAATCGAGTTTGATGCGATTGTTGAAGGTGTAACTTTCCGTGAAGAATCAGATGAGCAAACTGGTCACCGTGAGAAAGTAATTATCGATACACGTGATAAAACTAAAAATCCATCTATCAGAGTAGTAGATAAAAAAGGTGAACTTATTAGAGGATACAACATCCCAGTAGGAGCTCACATTGCTATTGACGAAGGAGATGCAGTTCAAACTGGTCAGATTTTAGTTAAGATACCTCGTGCTACAGGAAAAACAAGAGATATTACGGGTGGTTTACCACGTGTAACTGAATTGTTTGAAGCACGTAATCCATCTAACCCAGCTGTAGTAACTGAGATTGATGGTGTGGTAACTTTAGGTGGTGTTAAACGTGGTAATCGTGAGATGACTATCGAATCTAAAGACGGAGAAGTTAAAAAATATTTAGTGCCATTGTCTAAACACATTTTGGTACAGGATAACGACTTTGTGAAAGCAGGTATGCCATTATCTGACGGATCAATTTCTCCAGCTGATATTTTAGCTATTAAAGGCCCTGCGGCTGTACAAGAATACTTAGTGAATGGTATCCAAGAGGTTTACCGTTTACAAGGTGTGAAAATTAACGATAAACACTTTGAAGTAATTGTACACCAAATGATGCAGAAAGTTCATATCGAAGATCCGGGTGATACTCGTTTCTTAGAAAATGATTCTGTTGATAGATGGGACTTTATGGTTGAGAACGACGAAATTTATGACAAAAAAGTTGTTGTAGATGCAGGTGACTCAGAAACAGTAAAACCAGGTCAGATTCTTTCTCTACGTAAATTAAGAGATGAAAATTCTCAATTGAAACGTAAAGATTTGAAACAAATTGAAGTTCGTGATGCACAACCTGCAACAGCGAGTTCAATCTTACAAGGTATTACTAGAGCTTCATTGGGTACCAAATCATTTATCTCTGCAGCATCATTCCAGGAAACTACTAAAGTACTGAATGAGGCAGCTATCGCAGGTAAACGTGATAACATGTTAGGCTTAAAAGAAAACGTAATTGTTGGTCACTTGATTCCTTCAGGTACTGGTGTTCGTGGATATGAGCGTATCATTGTTGGTTCTCAAGAAGAATACGATAAATTATTAGCTTCGAAACAAGAAGAAGAGGAAGTAGAAGCTTAA
- a CDS encoding DUF3467 domain-containing protein, with the protein MEEQQNENQLNIELSEEIAEGIFSNLAIITHSNTEFVLDFIRVMPGVPKAKVKSRIILTPEHAKRLLHAMQDNIEKYEAANGRIKTQEEPPGFPMNFGGPTAQA; encoded by the coding sequence ATGGAAGAACAACAAAACGAAAACCAACTTAACATAGAATTATCTGAAGAAATTGCAGAAGGGATTTTTTCTAATTTAGCCATCATTACACATTCAAATACTGAGTTTGTATTAGATTTTATTAGGGTAATGCCTGGTGTGCCTAAAGCAAAGGTTAAATCGAGAATTATTTTAACACCAGAACACGCCAAAAGATTATTGCATGCCATGCAAGATAACATAGAGAAATACGAAGCTGCGAACGGAAGAATTAAAACTCAAGAAGAGCCTCCAGGTTTTCCGATGAATTTTGGTGGGCCAACTGCTCAAGCCTAG
- the miaA gene encoding tRNA (adenosine(37)-N6)-dimethylallyltransferase MiaA: protein MEDGNTEIQQSYNPKAQNKTLIVVVGPTAIGKTALAIKLAQFYQIEIISADSRQFFKEMHIGTAKPSNEELATAPHHFINSHSIQTLFSTGDFESQALQLMDELFKKHKVLIMVGGSGLYIDAVCKGLDDLPEIDLSIREALNEKLATEGIESIKKQLQESDPEYYEKVDQSNPQRMIRGLEVVLSTGKKLSSFLTAKKKQRPFQIIKIGLNMDRALLYDRINHRVDLMMEAGLLEEAKLLLPHRQYNALNTVGYSELFDYFDDKTDLASAVAMIKQNTRRFAKRQLTWFRRDENTAWFEPNQVEDIIEHLNAQLQTPNAKLN, encoded by the coding sequence ATGGAAGATGGAAATACTGAAATTCAACAATCTTACAACCCAAAAGCCCAAAATAAAACACTAATTGTAGTAGTTGGGCCAACAGCTATAGGTAAAACTGCATTAGCTATAAAGTTAGCGCAGTTTTATCAAATTGAGATTATCTCTGCAGATTCGAGGCAATTTTTCAAAGAAATGCATATCGGAACAGCTAAACCTTCAAACGAAGAACTAGCTACAGCACCTCATCATTTTATCAATTCTCATAGCATACAAACACTTTTTAGTACAGGCGATTTTGAATCCCAAGCTTTGCAATTGATGGACGAGTTGTTCAAAAAGCATAAGGTGCTAATCATGGTTGGCGGTTCTGGTTTATACATCGATGCAGTTTGTAAAGGATTGGATGATTTACCAGAAATAGACCTTAGCATCCGTGAAGCATTAAATGAAAAATTAGCTACAGAAGGAATTGAATCCATCAAAAAACAATTGCAGGAATCAGACCCTGAATATTACGAAAAAGTAGACCAATCTAATCCTCAAAGAATGATTAGAGGCTTGGAGGTAGTGCTTTCTACAGGCAAAAAATTAAGCTCTTTTTTAACTGCAAAGAAAAAGCAAAGACCATTTCAAATCATCAAAATTGGATTAAATATGGATCGTGCTTTACTTTATGACCGTATTAATCATCGTGTGGATTTAATGATGGAAGCAGGTTTACTAGAAGAAGCAAAATTACTTCTCCCCCATCGACAATACAATGCATTAAACACTGTTGGCTACTCAGAATTGTTTGATTATTTTGATGACAAAACAGATTTAGCTTCTGCAGTTGCGATGATAAAACAAAACACCCGTCGTTTTGCTAAAAGACAACTCACTTGGTTTAGGCGAGATGAAAATACTGCTTGGTTTGAGCCAAATCAAGTTGAAGATATTATTGAGCACCTTAACGCTCAACTCCAAACTCCAAACGCAAAACTCAACTAG
- a CDS encoding IS1096 element passenger TnpR family protein: MAIYRFKISFEDFDDVVREIDIKTTQTFEDLHRALHRSTGYNADKSSSFYVSTDNWIKGDEIALLPNERKINNGVTLMEKAKLSSFIEDPHQKFYYIYNFERPFDFHVELIKIILENDPNIEYPFLVKSTGEAPKIIEKNAGGFAVSAAAASTDFDFLNEMDFVPEDTEELEAMGGRGIMAEEVDDTEEEEEKDEFADGDDFADEEYGSGKEEDY, from the coding sequence ATGGCAATTTATAGATTTAAAATTTCTTTTGAAGATTTTGACGACGTAGTAAGAGAAATCGATATTAAAACTACTCAAACTTTTGAAGATTTACATAGGGCACTCCATCGTTCTACCGGATATAATGCTGATAAATCATCATCATTTTATGTAAGTACGGATAACTGGATTAAGGGTGATGAAATTGCATTGTTACCAAACGAACGCAAAATAAACAATGGCGTTACTTTAATGGAGAAAGCAAAATTGAGCAGCTTTATTGAAGACCCACATCAAAAATTCTATTATATCTACAACTTTGAACGTCCGTTTGATTTTCACGTAGAACTGATTAAAATTATTCTAGAAAACGACCCAAACATCGAATATCCTTTCTTGGTAAAAAGCACAGGAGAGGCACCTAAAATCATTGAGAAAAATGCTGGAGGTTTTGCAGTAAGTGCTGCAGCAGCTTCAACAGATTTCGACTTTTTAAATGAAATGGATTTTGTGCCAGAAGATACTGAAGAATTAGAAGCCATGGGCGGACGAGGGATCATGGCCGAAGAAGTTGATGATACTGAAGAAGAGGAAGAAAAAGATGAGTTTGCGGATGGCGATGATTTTGCCGATGAAGAATACGGAAGCGGCAAAGAAGAAGATTATTAA